In Flavobacterium endoglycinae, one DNA window encodes the following:
- a CDS encoding nuclear transport factor 2 family protein, which produces MRFFIVLFFMFLGWSSNAQKDEVQKCIETFFEGFHQKDSIKIKSVCSDKIILQSISESLTKGNKLSDENAKDFYKSISEIPSNLKFQEKILSYSIQIDGSMAHVWTLYEFYLNDKRSHSGVNAFTLFKEKDSWKIIYLIDTRRK; this is translated from the coding sequence ATGAGGTTTTTTATTGTTTTATTTTTTATGTTTTTAGGGTGGTCGTCAAATGCTCAAAAAGATGAAGTTCAAAAATGTATTGAGACATTTTTTGAAGGATTTCATCAAAAAGATTCCATCAAAATAAAATCAGTTTGTTCTGATAAAATTATTTTACAATCGATAAGTGAAAGTTTAACAAAAGGGAATAAATTAAGTGACGAAAATGCTAAAGACTTTTATAAATCAATTTCAGAAATCCCTTCAAATCTTAAATTTCAGGAGAAAATATTGAGTTATTCTATTCAGATTGATGGTTCAATGGCTCACGTTTGGACTCTATATGAATTTTATCTAAATGATAAACGCAGTCACAGTGGTGTAAATGCTTTTACTTTGTTTAAAGAGAAAGATTCGTGGAAAATTATTTATTTAATTGATACACGAAGAAAATAA
- a CDS encoding alpha/beta hydrolase, which yields MTKKAENPIKSLKIPQLIIISGKILAFFSTKLVTKFASKIFTTPIKHKIPKREFQMDSKSEQKIIHVPAIDKSIVTYEYGKSDRKILLVHGWSGRGTQLFKIAEELLENGYSTISFDAPAHGKSKGQTTIMSEFIASILEIEKHFGPFDAAIGHSLGGMSVLNAIKDGLKVNKAVIIGSGDIVQDILDEFIFKMELKKELGHNLRDFFENKYQLKMDDFSAYKAAQKIEIPVLVIHDNDDPEVPVKAGIHIHHNLKNGTLMLTEGLGHRKILGNHNVIKKILEFIKNS from the coding sequence ATGACAAAAAAGGCTGAAAATCCTATTAAATCATTAAAAATACCACAGTTAATAATTATATCTGGTAAAATTCTAGCGTTTTTTTCTACGAAATTAGTTACGAAATTTGCTTCAAAAATCTTTACAACACCCATAAAACATAAAATTCCGAAAAGAGAATTTCAAATGGATAGCAAAAGCGAGCAGAAGATTATACATGTTCCCGCTATAGACAAAAGTATCGTAACATATGAATACGGAAAAAGTGATCGCAAAATTTTACTGGTTCATGGCTGGTCTGGAAGAGGAACTCAATTGTTTAAAATAGCTGAAGAATTATTAGAGAATGGTTATTCAACTATTAGTTTTGATGCACCAGCTCACGGAAAATCTAAAGGACAAACCACCATAATGTCTGAATTTATTGCTTCAATATTAGAAATAGAAAAACATTTTGGACCTTTTGATGCAGCTATTGGACATTCATTAGGCGGAATGTCTGTTTTGAATGCCATAAAAGATGGGCTAAAAGTAAATAAAGCTGTTATAATAGGAAGCGGTGATATTGTACAAGATATATTAGATGAATTTATTTTTAAAATGGAATTAAAAAAAGAATTAGGTCATAATTTGAGAGATTTCTTTGAAAATAAATACCAATTAAAAATGGATGATTTCTCTGCTTACAAGGCTGCACAAAAAATTGAAATTCCAGTTTTGGTAATACATGATAATGATGATCCTGAAGTTCCAGTTAAAGCAGGGATACACATTCACCACAATTTAAAAAATGGTACTTTGATGCTAACCGAAGGGCTTGGACACCGAAAAATTTTAGGAAATCATAATGTAATTAAAAAGATTCTGGAATTTATTAAAAATTCTTAA
- a CDS encoding DUF4294 domain-containing protein: MRYTICILFFTFISFTSQAQVTPKENQEMGYILTEKDSILNDTIQLPEIIISKGEKMSPEELKQFQILQMRVYKVYPYARLASDRLTALNAGMARLKTNREKKKYFKIVEDYLNNEFEDRLKKLSRKQGQILVKLIHRQTGNTAYDLIKTLKSGFKAFVSNTTANLFDISLKTEYKPYEVNEDYLIESILVRAFESGRLVNQKSANPVNYDDLMNHWEVKAKEVNKK, translated from the coding sequence GGTTACTCCAAAAGAAAACCAGGAAATGGGTTATATATTAACTGAGAAAGATTCTATTCTAAACGATACAATCCAGTTGCCGGAAATTATTATTTCGAAAGGAGAGAAGATGAGTCCAGAAGAATTAAAGCAGTTTCAGATTCTTCAGATGAGAGTATATAAGGTATATCCTTATGCGCGATTGGCTTCTGATCGTTTAACTGCTTTGAATGCTGGTATGGCACGTTTAAAAACAAATCGTGAAAAGAAAAAATACTTTAAAATTGTAGAAGACTACCTTAATAATGAGTTTGAAGACCGATTAAAGAAACTTTCTAGAAAACAAGGACAAATTTTGGTAAAGCTGATTCATCGTCAAACAGGAAACACCGCCTATGATTTAATTAAAACTTTAAAAAGTGGATTCAAAGCTTTTGTATCAAACACCACAGCCAATTTATTTGATATAAGTCTAAAGACAGAATACAAACCCTATGAAGTAAATGAAGACTATTTAATAGAAAGTATATTAGTTCGTGCATTCGAATCAGGTCGCTTGGTTAACCAAAAATCTGCAAATCCAGTTAACTACGATGATCTCATGAATCATTGGGAAGTAAAAGCTAAAGAAGTCAACAAAAAATAA
- a CDS encoding endonuclease III domain-containing protein — protein sequence MDLFGEASNWETKLKPILKKYKGKKHPLDYQNIYQLLVMVILSAQDSDANINNISPALFEKYPTLKNLSETDLETCMPYVTKVRNHSTKAQWILEIAKTIKNDKDIPLTMKELTALKGIGRKSANVILRESNKPAEGIIADLHVIRVAPRIGIIKESKDGNKVEKDLMQVLPKNIWSEIGMAISFLGRETCRPKPKCPECLLKDICCYYATQIV from the coding sequence ATGGATTTATTTGGAGAAGCATCAAACTGGGAAACTAAACTAAAGCCCATTTTAAAGAAATATAAAGGAAAAAAACATCCTCTTGATTATCAAAATATTTACCAATTATTAGTAATGGTTATTTTATCGGCACAAGATTCAGATGCTAATATTAACAACATTTCACCTGCACTATTTGAAAAATATCCAACATTAAAAAATTTATCTGAAACAGATTTAGAGACCTGCATGCCGTATGTAACAAAAGTTCGAAATCATTCTACCAAAGCACAATGGATTCTTGAAATTGCTAAAACAATTAAAAATGATAAAGATATCCCCTTAACAATGAAAGAATTAACTGCATTGAAAGGTATTGGAAGAAAATCAGCTAACGTTATTTTAAGAGAATCTAATAAACCTGCAGAAGGGATAATTGCTGATTTACATGTAATTCGTGTTGCTCCAAGGATTGGAATTATAAAAGAAAGCAAGGATGGAAATAAAGTAGAAAAAGATTTGATGCAGGTATTGCCTAAAAACATTTGGTCTGAAATTGGGATGGCGATCTCTTTTTTGGGCAGAGAAACGTGTAGACCAAAACCAAAATGCCCTGAATGTCTTTTAAAAGATATCTGTTGCTATTATGCAACGCAAATTGTATAA
- a CDS encoding DUF1569 domain-containing protein: MKNIFSKSGSDEFLNRINQLKIDSQPLWGKMSVDQMLAHCNVMYEMVYDNIPPKPNPFIRFILRSFIKDKVVDETPYKKNIRTAPQFIITGNCNFDLEKGRLINYIIKTQELGEGEFEGKESLSFGKLTSKEWNNMFTKHLDHHFSQFGV; this comes from the coding sequence ATGAAAAACATTTTCTCAAAAAGTGGCTCTGATGAATTCTTAAATCGTATTAATCAATTAAAAATTGATTCACAACCTCTTTGGGGCAAAATGTCTGTTGATCAGATGCTCGCTCATTGCAATGTTATGTATGAAATGGTTTATGATAATATCCCCCCAAAACCAAATCCTTTTATAAGATTTATTTTAAGGTCATTCATAAAAGATAAAGTAGTAGATGAAACACCGTATAAAAAAAATATTCGAACAGCTCCTCAATTTATTATTACTGGGAATTGTAATTTTGATCTCGAGAAAGGGAGACTTATCAATTATATTATTAAAACTCAAGAATTAGGTGAGGGAGAATTTGAAGGAAAAGAATCTCTTTCATTTGGTAAACTAACTTCTAAGGAATGGAATAATATGTTTACAAAACATTTAGATCATCATTTTTCTCAGTTTGGGGTATAA